A genomic window from Streptomyces sp. HUAS YS2 includes:
- the rpsG gene encoding 30S ribosomal protein S7: MPRKGPAPKRPVIIDPVYGSPLVTSLINKILLNGKRSTAERIVYGAMEGLREKTGADPVITLKRALENVKPSLEVKSRRVGGATYQVPIEVKPGRASTLALRWVVGYSRARREKTMTERLMNELLDASNGLGAAVKKREDTHKMAESNKAFAHYRW; encoded by the coding sequence ATGCCTCGTAAGGGCCCCGCCCCGAAGCGCCCGGTCATCATCGACCCGGTCTACGGTTCTCCTCTTGTCACCTCGCTGATCAACAAGATCCTGCTCAACGGCAAGCGCTCCACCGCCGAGCGGATCGTGTACGGCGCCATGGAAGGCCTCCGCGAGAAGACCGGCGCTGACCCGGTCATCACGCTGAAGCGCGCCCTCGAGAACGTCAAGCCGTCTCTCGAGGTCAAGTCCCGCCGTGTCGGTGGCGCCACCTACCAGGTGCCGATCGAGGTCAAGCCCGGTCGCGCCTCCACCCTCGCGCTCCGCTGGGTCGTGGGTTACTCCCGCGCCCGTCGCGAGAAGACCATGACCGAGCGCCTCATGAACGAGCTGCTGGACGCCTCGAACGGCCTCGGCGCTGCGGTCAAGAAGCGCGAGGACACGCACAAGATGGCCGAGTCCAACAAGGCCTTCGCGCACTACCGCTGGTAG
- the fusA gene encoding elongation factor G has product MATTSLDLAKVRNIGIMAHIDAGKTTTTERILFYTGVSYKIGEVHDGAATMDWMEQEQERGITITSAATTCHWPLEDVDHTINIIDTPGHVDFTVEVERSLRVLDGAVTVFDGVAGVEPQSETVWRQADRYGVPRICFVNKLDRTGAEFHRCVDMIVDRLGAVPIVMQLPIGSEMDFQGVVDLVRMKALVWSAEATKGEMYDVVDIPATHTEAAEEWRGKLVETVAENDEEIMELFLEGQEPTEEQLYAAIRRITIASGKGGGEKTITPVFCGTAFKNKGVQPLLDAVVRYLPSPLDVEAIEGHDVKDAEVVVKRKPSDDEPLSALAFKIASDPHLGKLTFVRIYSGRLEAGTSVLNSVKGKRERIGKIYRMHANKREEIDSVGAGDIVAVMGLKQTTTGETLCDEKNPVILESMDFPAPVIQVAIEPKSKGDQEKLGVAIQRLAEEDPSFQVHSDEETGQTIIGGMGELHLDILVDRMRREFKVEANVGKPQVAYRETIRKTVERVDYTHKKQTGGTGQFAKVQIAIEPIEGGDSSYEFVNKVTGGRIPKEYIPSVDAGAQEAMQFGILAGYEMTGVRVILLDGGYHEVDSSELAFKIAGSQAFKEAARKASPVILEPMMSVEVTTPEDYMGEVIGDINSRRGQIQAMEERSGARVVKGLVPLSEMFGYVGDLRSKTSGRASYSMQFDSYAEVPRNVAEEIIAKAKGE; this is encoded by the coding sequence ATGGCTACCACTTCGCTTGACCTGGCCAAGGTGCGCAACATCGGCATCATGGCCCACATCGACGCGGGCAAGACGACCACCACCGAGCGGATCCTGTTCTACACCGGCGTTTCGTACAAGATCGGTGAGGTCCACGACGGCGCCGCCACGATGGACTGGATGGAGCAGGAGCAGGAGCGTGGCATCACGATCACCTCTGCTGCCACCACCTGTCACTGGCCGCTCGAAGACGTCGACCACACGATCAACATCATCGACACGCCGGGCCACGTCGACTTCACCGTCGAGGTGGAGCGTTCGCTGCGCGTGCTCGACGGTGCGGTCACCGTGTTCGACGGTGTGGCCGGCGTCGAGCCCCAGTCCGAGACTGTCTGGCGTCAGGCGGACCGCTACGGCGTTCCGCGTATCTGCTTCGTCAACAAGCTCGACCGTACGGGTGCCGAGTTCCACCGCTGCGTCGACATGATCGTGGACCGCCTCGGCGCCGTCCCGATCGTCATGCAGCTCCCCATCGGTTCCGAGATGGACTTCCAGGGTGTCGTGGACCTCGTCCGCATGAAGGCCCTGGTCTGGTCCGCGGAAGCGACCAAGGGCGAGATGTACGACGTCGTCGACATCCCGGCCACGCACACCGAGGCCGCTGAAGAGTGGCGCGGCAAGCTGGTCGAGACCGTCGCCGAGAACGACGAAGAGATCATGGAACTCTTCCTCGAGGGCCAGGAGCCCACCGAGGAGCAGCTCTACGCCGCCATCCGTCGTATCACCATTGCCTCCGGCAAGGGTGGCGGCGAGAAGACGATCACCCCCGTCTTCTGTGGCACCGCGTTCAAGAACAAGGGTGTTCAGCCCCTGCTCGACGCGGTCGTGCGCTACCTCCCGTCGCCCCTGGACGTCGAGGCCATCGAGGGCCACGACGTCAAGGACGCCGAGGTCGTCGTGAAGCGCAAGCCGTCCGACGACGAGCCGCTGTCGGCGCTCGCCTTCAAGATCGCGAGCGACCCGCACCTCGGCAAGCTCACCTTCGTCCGGATCTACTCCGGTCGCCTGGAGGCCGGCACCTCGGTGCTGAACTCCGTCAAGGGCAAGCGTGAGCGCATCGGCAAGATCTACCGCATGCACGCGAACAAGCGTGAGGAGATCGACTCGGTGGGCGCCGGCGACATCGTCGCCGTCATGGGCCTCAAGCAGACCACCACCGGTGAGACGCTGTGCGACGAGAAGAACCCGGTCATCCTGGAGTCCATGGACTTCCCGGCGCCGGTCATTCAGGTCGCCATCGAGCCCAAGTCCAAGGGTGACCAGGAGAAGCTGGGTGTCGCCATCCAGCGTCTCGCGGAGGAGGACCCCTCCTTCCAGGTGCACTCGGACGAGGAGACCGGCCAGACCATCATCGGTGGTATGGGCGAGCTTCACCTCGACATCCTCGTCGACCGTATGCGTCGCGAGTTCAAGGTCGAGGCGAACGTCGGCAAGCCGCAGGTCGCGTACCGCGAGACGATCCGCAAGACCGTCGAGCGCGTGGACTACACCCACAAGAAGCAGACCGGTGGTACCGGTCAGTTCGCCAAGGTGCAGATCGCGATCGAGCCGATCGAGGGCGGCGACTCCTCGTACGAGTTCGTGAACAAGGTCACCGGTGGCCGCATCCCGAAGGAGTACATCCCTTCGGTCGACGCCGGTGCGCAGGAGGCCATGCAGTTCGGCATCCTGGCCGGCTACGAGATGACTGGCGTCCGCGTCATCCTTCTCGACGGTGGCTACCACGAGGTCGACTCCTCCGAGCTCGCGTTCAAGATCGCCGGTTCGCAGGCCTTCAAGGAGGCCGCGCGCAAGGCTTCGCCGGTCATCCTCGAGCCGATGATGTCCGTCGAGGTCACCACGCCCGAGGACTACATGGGCGAGGTCATCGGTGACATCAACTCCCGCCGTGGCCAGATCCAGGCCATGGAGGAGCGCAGCGGCGCTCGCGTCGTGAAGGGCCTCGTGCCCCTCTCGGAGATGTTCGGCTACGTCGGAGACCTCCGCAGCAAGACCTCGGGTCGCGCAAGCTACTCGATGCAGTTCGACTCCTACGCCGAGGTTCCGCGGAACGTCGCCGAGGAGATCATCGCGAAGGCCAAGGGCGAGTAA
- the rpsL gene encoding 30S ribosomal protein S12 — translation MPTIQQLVRKGRQDKVEKNKTPALEGSPQRRGVCTRVFTTTPKKPNSALRKVARVRLTSGIEVTAYIPGEGHNLQEHSIVLVRGGRVKDLPGVRYKIIRGSLDTQGVKNRKQARSRYGAKKEK, via the coding sequence GTGCCTACGATCCAGCAGCTGGTCCGTAAGGGCCGGCAGGACAAGGTCGAGAAGAACAAGACGCCCGCACTCGAGGGTTCCCCTCAGCGCCGCGGCGTCTGCACGCGTGTGTTCACGACCACCCCGAAGAAGCCGAACTCGGCCCTCCGTAAGGTCGCGCGTGTGCGTCTGACCTCGGGCATCGAGGTCACGGCCTACATCCCGGGTGAGGGACACAACCTGCAGGAGCACTCCATCGTGCTCGTGCGTGGTGGCCGTGTGAAGGACCTGCCGGGTGTTCGCTACAAGATCATCCGCGGCTCCCTTGACACCCAGGGCGTCAAGAACCGCAAGCAGGCCCGCAGCCGCTACGGCGCCAAGAAGGAGAAGTAA